In Schistocerca nitens isolate TAMUIC-IGC-003100 chromosome 10, iqSchNite1.1, whole genome shotgun sequence, a single window of DNA contains:
- the LOC126209833 gene encoding ATP synthase subunit b, mitochondrial-like — MKVRYGFVPDNWFTDFYNKTGVTGPYVFGTTVSSYLLSKEIYVLEHNYYNGISVAILCVMGVKKLGPSLSVYLDEQVDEETGQWNKYREDQFRFYNQAVELEKKAQLSAQAQTMLPDAKYQMVALQREAAFRERQMEVHREVVRRLDYMVEASRVNTNFILRHMASWVRDQVSKELEKDPELPRRVLNHCIAQLRSLIPQHEDRHEGTPAPDDDDGPEAANPGTDEEPAAAATVNMWGVPMLV, encoded by the exons GACCGTATGTGTTCGGAACAACTGTGTCATCGTATCTTCTCTCCAAGGAAATATATGTTCTTGAGCACAACTATTACAATGGAATTTCAGTGGCAATTCTTTGTGTGATGGGAGTGAAGAAGCTTGGGCCCAGTCTGTCTGTTTATCTGGACGAACAAGTAGAT GAGGAAACAGGCCAGTGGAACAAGTACAGAGAAGACCAGTTTCGTTTCTATAATCAAGCTGTAGAATTGGAAAAGAAGGCGCAACTATCTGCCCAAGCACAGACCATGCTGCCCGATGCAAAGTACCAGATGGTCGCACTTCAGAGAGAGGCCGCATTTAGAGAGCGCCAGATGGAAGTTCATAGGGAG GTGGTCCGCCGCCTGGACTACATGGTGGAGGCATCCCGTGTTAACACCAACTTCATCCTGCGGCACATGGCATCCTGGGTGAGGGACCAAGTCTCGAAGGAGCTGGAGAAGGACCCAGAGCTGCCACGGCGTGTACTCAACCACTGCATTGCGCAGCTGCGATCCTTGATACCGCAGCACGAGGACCGCCACGAGGGCACGCCAGCGCCTGATGACGACGACGGTCCAGAAGCTGCCAATCCGGGCACAGATGAAGAGCCAGCCGCAGCTGCAACTGTCAACATGTGGGGCGTGCCCATGCTGGTCTGA